Proteins co-encoded in one Arachis hypogaea cultivar Tifrunner chromosome 11, arahy.Tifrunner.gnm2.J5K5, whole genome shotgun sequence genomic window:
- the LOC112723514 gene encoding glutamate receptor 2.7-like, with translation MGKINYFACIIIQSWYLMVIITVAEFESVDSSVQPLPLLGGKKLIIGIPFKTGFTEFVEAKLDPTTLQLVHVSGYSIDIFSATVDYIKRYSHFNVSYDFRPFIKNETGQSAGSYDKLVQQVFKHQYDAVVGDVSIVAERTRYVDFTLPYAESGVRMLVRVGYGGRGLNMWIFLRPFSWDLWLSIILVCAFIGAAIRFMERRNIHNNNNSHEEESAHGSPPPQQLKGISILWLPIDQLFLPQRESVGKNCSKFVLVVWLILGFVLMQSYTANLSSMLTVDQLQQSYPSVDDLRTGGSNIGYPTDSYLSEVLVDKFKFDRSRLKNLTKMEDYQKALDKGTPKGGVDVIFEEIPYIKMFLKKYGSKYNMVGPHYRTDGLGFAFPINSNLTSYFSRAILNVTQNDSFMQPIEMKYFGSSNYDFEDDSYQLSTSTSSDSTPSLNSQSFAGLFIITGIATFLALVVSESNIWRKPVTLAKVYSQKFLLMSPSWAKSKQSMDVSTKQGNKICSISEPNSIPESPSRFPKSNLALDTVV, from the exons ATGGGAAAGATAAATTACTTTGCCTGCATTATTATTCAATCTTGGTATCTTATGGTCATAATAACAGTTGCTGAGTTTGAAAGTGTTGACTCTTCTGTTCAACCACTACCACTCCTAGGAGGAAAGAAATTGATCATTGGGATACCCTTTAAAACTGGTTTCACTGAATTCGTGGAAGCCAAGCTGGATCCTACAACACTCCAATTGGTCCACGTCAGTGGCTACTCCATTGATATCTTTTCTGCCACGGTTGACTATATCAAACGCTACTCCCATTTCAATGTCTCTTACGATTTTCGACCATTCATCAAAAATGAAACAGGACAAAGTGCTGGCTCTTATGACAAGCTTGTTCAACAGGTTTTTAAACACCAG TATGATGCGGTGGTGGGAGACGTATCAATTGTAGCTGAGAGAACAAGGTATGTGGATTTCACGTTACCATATGCAGAGTCAGGTGTGAGGATGCTGGTGCGAGTTGGATATGGCGGCCGCGGTCTAAACATGTGGATATTTCTGCGGCCATTTAGTTGGGATCTATGGTTGTCCATCATTCTAGTATGTGCTTTTATAGGAGCTGCAATACGATTCATGGAACGTCGTAacattcataataataataatagtcatGAAGAAGAATCTGCACATGGTTCTCCACCTCCCCAACAACTCAAAGGGATATCAATATTATGGCTTCCAATTGATCAACTCTTCCTTCCTCAga GAGAATCAGTAGGCAAGAATTGCTCCAAGTTTGTATTGGTGGTATGGTTGATATTGGGATTTGTGTTGATGCAAAGCTACACGGCAAACTTGTCATCCATGTTGACCGTGGACCAATTGCAGCAAAGCTATCCAAGTGTTGATGATTTGAGAACAGGTGGTAGCAACATAGGGTACCCAACGGATTCCTATCTATCTGAGGTTCTGGTTGACAAATTCAAGTTCGATAGATCAAGGCTAAAGAATCTGACAAAAATGGAAGATTATCAGAAAGCTTTAGACAAAGGAACTCCAAAAGGCGGCGTTGATGTTATATTTGAGGAGATACCATACATCAAGATGTTCCTCAAAAAATATGGTTCCAAGTATAACATGGTTGGGCCTCACTATCGTACTGATGGGCTTGGCTTT GCGTTTCCAATTAACTCCAACTTAACATCTTACTTTTCAAGAGCTATATTGAACGTTACCCAGAATGACAGTTTTATGCAACCGATTGAGATGAAGTATTTTGGAAGCAGTAACTATGATTTCGAAGATGATTCTTACCAGTTATCAACGTCAACATCATCAGATAGTACTCCTAGCCTTAACTCACAGAGTTTTGCGGGCTTGTTCATCATCACAGGAATTGCCACATTTTTAGCTTTGGTGGTTTCTGAAAGCAACATCTGGAGAAAACCCGTAACACTAGCCAAAGTCTACAGTCAAAAGTTTCTTCTAATGTCTCCTAGTTGGGCAAAATCTAAACAATCTATGGATGTTTCTACAAAGCAAGGGAATAAAATATGTTCTATCAGTGAACCAAATAGCATTCCTGAAAGTCCATCAAGGTTTCCAAAGTCTAATCTTGCTCTAGACACAGTTGTATAG
- the LOC112722152 gene encoding uncharacterized protein encodes MKAILGAQGVWEMVEKGYVEPENVEKLTEAQKEELENKRKKDQCALTIIHQDLNDDMFEKIADITNAKKAWDTLQNSVIGVEKVKKVCLQTLRAEFESLMMKETESISDYFTKVLTVVHQMKRLGEKLEDVRVVEKILRSLNSKFNHVVVAIEESKDLDTMSIDKLNGSLRTHEERMDKGKQERVEHVL; translated from the coding sequence ATGAAAGCAATTCTCGGTGCTCAAGGAGTGTGGGAGATGGTTGAGAAAGGTTATGTAGAACCAGAAAATGTGGAGAAGCTAACAGAAGCTCAGAAGGaagaattagaaaataaaagaaagaaagatcaatgTGCACTTACTATCATTCATCAAGACTTGAATGATGATATGTTTGAGAAAATTGCTGATATAACCAACGCAAAGAAAGCTTGGGATACTCTTCAAAATTCCGTCATAGGAGTTGAAAAGGTGAAGAAGGTTTGTCTTCAAACTCTAAGGGCTGAGTTTGAGTCTCTAATGATGAAAGAGACTGAATCCATTTCGGATTATTTCACCAAAGTTTTGACAGTAGTACACCAAATGAAAAGGCTTGGAGAAAAATTAGAAGATGTTCGTGTTGTTGAAAAAATCCTTCGTTCTCTAAACTCAAAATTTAACCATGTGGTGGTAGCCATTGAGGAGTCTAAAGACTTGGATACTATGTCCATTGATAAGTTGAATGGTTCCTTACGGACCCATGAAGAAAGAATGGATAAAGGCAAGCAAGAACGTGTGGAGCATGTCTTGTAG
- the LOC112723515 gene encoding glutamate receptor 2.8-like, with product MANNKSLSYLVAWLVIMFLVAPSTASMEETVKLRVGVPKKEGFPEFVNVILDEDEHKYNVTGYCMDVFNAVLTILPFKVSLQIEAYDVNESTGTYDALVQQIPQKYDVMVGDITILAKRSKFVDFTLPYTESGVQMVVAARQGREQSMWTFVKPFSWDLWLSIVVMSMFIGSVILIMERNKQEVANSQQLSPIYFLWFPISQAVLPEREGVAKKCSRFVLMVWLLLAFVLMQSYTASLTTMMTVEQLQPSFLNVDDLRTGDYYVGYQTGSFVYDLLLHKLKFNASKLKAIGSISQYHQALKNGSRGGGVSAIVDELPYLKLFLQKYGSNYMISGPTYRAAGFGFAFARNSNLTTAFSRGILEVSESDKMDNIKAKYFGKIMNNGWQYQSDSSTTSSSSSSSPSSLTFHSFSGLFLITGIATLLALFVSETVIWRTPISMAKAYSRRYLFCTSSTSAQTHPTTDDDSIGK from the exons ATGGCTAATAACAAGAGCTTGTCATACCTTGTGGCATGGCTTGTCATAATGTTTTTGGTTGCGCCAAGTACAGCATCCATGGAAGAAACAGTGAAACTGCGAGTAGGGGTGCCCAAGAAAGAAGGCTTCCCGGAATTTGTGAACGTAATATTGGACGAAGATGAGCACAAGTACAATGTCACTGGATATTGCATGGATGTTTTCAATGCCGTATTAACAATCTTACCTTTCAAAGTTTCACTACAAATTGAAGCTTACGACGTTAATGAATCAACTGGAACATACGATGCACTAGTACAACAAATCCCCCAAAAG TATGATGTTATGGTAGGGGATATCACAATACTAGCGAAGCGTTCGAAGTTTGTTGATTTCACGTTGCCATATACAGAATCAGGAGTTCAAATGGTTGTAGCAGCAAGGCAGGGAAGGGAGCAAAGCATGTGGACTTTTGTGAAACCCTTCAGCTGGGATCTTTGGTTAAGCATAGTTGTCATGTCTATGTTCATAGGTTCTGTCATACTCATCATGGAAAGGAACAAGCAGGAGGTAGCCAATTCGCAACAACTAAGCCCAATCTACTTCTTATGGTTTCCAATTTCTCAAGCCGTTCTTCCTGAAA GAGAGGGAGTAGCGAAGAAGTGCTCGAGGTTTGTGTTGATGGTGTGGCTTCTATTGGCGTTTGTGCTGATGCAAAGCTACACGGCGAGCTTGACGACCATGATGACGGTGGAGCAGCTTCAACCGAGTTTTCTGAACGTGGATGATCTACGCACAGGGGATTACTATGTTGGATACCAAACTGGATCATTCGTTTATGATCTCTTGCTACACAAGTTGAAATTCAACGCTTCCAAGCTCAAGGCTATTGGCAGCATTTCTCAATATCACCAAGCTTTGAAGAATGGAAGCCGTGGCGGTGGCGTTTCCGCTATAGTCGATGAACTTCCCTACCTTAAACTCTTCCTTCAAAAATATGGATCTAATTACATGATCTCAGGTCCAACCTATCGAGCTGCTGGCTTTGGTTTT GCATTTGCAAGAAACTCTAATCTTACAACTGCATTTTCAAGAGGGATTCTGGAAGTGAGTGAGAGTGACAAAATGGATAATATCAAGGCAAAATATTTTGGCAAGATTATGAATAATGGATGGCAATACCAATCTGATTCTTCAACAACGTCGTCGTCCTCGTCGTCTTCTCCGAGCAGTCTCACGTTTCATAGCTTTTCAGGGCTGTTCCTCATAACTGGAATTGCTACTTTGTTGGCACTATTTGTCTCCGAGACAGTGATTTGGCGAACACCAATTTCCATGGCCAAAGCATATAGTCGCAGATATTTGTTCTGCACTAGCTCTACTTCTGCGCAAACTCATCCAACAACCGATGATGATTCTAttggaaaataa
- the LOC112723516 gene encoding uncharacterized protein, protein MASTKVQRVMTQPINLIFRFLQSKARIQIWLFEQKDLRIEGRIIGFDEYMNLVLDDAEEVNVKKNTRKTLGRILLKGDNITLMMNTGK, encoded by the exons ATGGCTAGCACCAAAGTTCAGAGGGTTATGACCCAACCTATT AACTTGATTTTCAGGTTTCTTCAAAGT AAAGCTCGCATTCAGATTTGGCTCTTCGAGCAAAAGGATTTGAGGATCGAAGGCCGAATCATC GGTTTTGATGAATACATGAATTTGGTTCTTGATGATGCTGAAGAAGTGAACGTAAAGAAGAATACGAGAAAGACATTGG GGAGGATCCTTCTTAAAGGAGACAACATAACGTTAATGATGAACAC GGGCAAATGA